The Mycobacterium seoulense genomic interval GGTGTTTGACCGCGACGCCCGGGTCGGACAAGCGTCTGCGCAGCAGCGCCTGAATCGTGTCGTCAGTCATCGGTCGGAATCACTTTCACTCTGCCTCGCCACTGCGAGACGAGACGGTCCGTCTTATGGTAGCGACCGGCCGAAGGTCGCAAAATCGCGGCGGTTGATGGACGTCGTCGGCATTCCAGACTGGCAGGGCGTCCACCGACCCCGTTGTGGATGTTCATGCCAGATTTGCCCAGGATTCCCTTTCGAACACTGCGTGTATAGCGGCTCCCTTCGTATTGAACGGCGAACATGGCCTCATGCTGTTTGAGTTGCACAGGTCGCTGATTCTGCTCAGGAATCGAGCGCGAGAATTTCATCGCCAGGTCTCACAATCACGATCGATGGATCTCTCCGGCCGGCGACGTCACGGTGGTCGACCGGCCGTGCCGAAAGACGACGAGCAACGCTGATTCCCCGCCGTTATCCGCCCACCATCATCAGACCGCCGTCGACCGCCAGCAGCTGCCCGGTGATGAATCCGGAACCGGGCCCGGCGAGAAAGACCAGCATCGGGCCGAGATCGCGGGCGGGATCGCCCAGCGCGCCGCCCAGCGGGATCATCATCTGCATCTGCTGGTCGATGAACGCACTGGCGTCGGGGCCGAGGAACTCGCGCAGCCGGTCGGCGCCGGCCGTCTGCACCGCCGGCGCCAACGCGTTGACGGTGATCTTGTCTCCCGCCCATGCCTTGGCGGCCGAGCGCGTCCACGCCTGGACCGCGCCCTTGGTCGCGGCGTAGACGGCCGAAATGGGGCTGCCCATCACGGCTTCCGACGAGCCGAAGTTGATGATCCTGCCGCCCTTGGGATCCTGGCCCTTCATCACGGCGTAGGCGGCCTGGTTGGTCAGGATGGTGGCCTTGACGTTGGTGTCCAAGAGGAACGAGATCTCGTCGACGCTGATGTAGCCGGGAATCCCGGCCTGCCACAGCCCCGCGGCGTTCACCAACACGTCGAGCCCACCCAGGCGGTCGGCGGCCTGCCGCACCGTCGCCGAGACCGCGTCGGCGTCGCGCACATCGCACTGCAGCCAGGTGGCCGCGAGACCGTCCGGCGGTGGGGTCTGGTGATAGGTGGCGGCCACCTCGGCCCCCGCCGCGGCGAGGGCTCCGACGGCGGCCGCGCCGATTCCGGTCGCGCCGCCGGTGACCAGGATCCGCCGGCCTTGCAGCGGCGCCGTCGTATCTGACATGGGCAAGACGCTACCGCCGGCGGCGCGGGCGGTTACGTGCGCACGGCGATCGTGGACAACAGGTCGGCGAGCCGGTCGGGCTGGTCGATCATCGAGAAGGTCCTGGCGCCTTCGATGACCTCGAGGCGGGCGTTGGGGATGGTGGCGGCCAGCCGGGCGCCGTCCTCCTGCTCGAAGAACACATCGTCGGCCGACCACGCGACCAGGGTGGGCTTGTCGAACTCGGGCAGCCGGGCCGCGACGCCCGTCGTCACCTCCGTGCGCATTGACAGGGTGAACTGGCGCAGGTCTTCGGCGATGCGAGGGTCGGACAGCCCCGGGCGCACCCAGGCCTCGGTGAGATCGTCGATGTTGCGATGGGCCAGCCCGTCGAACGCGCGCTTGCGCGCAGCCGGCACCCGCATCGCCTGCGCCACGGCCCGGAACGTCGTCTTCGCCTTGGCCGCCAGGATCACCGGCTTGAGGATCGGCGGCGGAAAGTGTTCGAACGCATCGCAACTCGTGAGCACCAGGGCGCCGAGCCGCTCGGGGTGGTGGACGGCCACCAGTTGGGTGACCACCCCGCCGGTGTCGTTGCCGACCAGCACCACGTCCTCGAGGCCGAGGGCGGCCAGCACCTCGGCGACCATGCCCGCCACGCCGGTGATGGTTCGATCGGC includes:
- a CDS encoding SDR family NAD(P)-dependent oxidoreductase produces the protein MSDTTAPLQGRRILVTGGATGIGAAAVGALAAAGAEVAATYHQTPPPDGLAATWLQCDVRDADAVSATVRQAADRLGGLDVLVNAAGLWQAGIPGYISVDEISFLLDTNVKATILTNQAAYAVMKGQDPKGGRIINFGSSEAVMGSPISAVYAATKGAVQAWTRSAAKAWAGDKITVNALAPAVQTAGADRLREFLGPDASAFIDQQMQMMIPLGGALGDPARDLGPMLVFLAGPGSGFITGQLLAVDGGLMMVGG
- a CDS encoding alpha/beta fold hydrolase, giving the protein MPTIDISAGIIHYEATGPDSGRPVVFVHGYMMGGQLWRQVSGRLADLGLRCIAPTWPLGAHPEPLRRGADRTITGVAGMVAEVLAALGLEDVVLVGNDTGGVVTQLVAVHHPERLGALVLTSCDAFEHFPPPILKPVILAAKAKTTFRAVAQAMRVPAARKRAFDGLAHRNIDDLTEAWVRPGLSDPRIAEDLRQFTLSMRTEVTTGVAARLPEFDKPTLVAWSADDVFFEQEDGARLAATIPNARLEVIEGARTFSMIDQPDRLADLLSTIAVRT